Proteins from a single region of Crassaminicella profunda:
- a CDS encoding YbaB/EbfC family nucleoid-associated protein, which translates to MAKGRGKMPMMPGNMNNMLKQVQKMQKQMEKTQAELEEKEVEASAGGGAVSVKVNGKREILDVTIQPEVVDPDDIEMLQDLILAATNEALRKAEEMTNKEMGKITGGMNVPGLF; encoded by the coding sequence ATGGCAAAAGGTAGAGGGAAAATGCCAATGATGCCTGGCAATATGAACAATATGTTAAAGCAAGTACAAAAGATGCAAAAGCAAATGGAAAAAACACAAGCAGAATTAGAAGAAAAAGAAGTTGAAGCAAGTGCTGGTGGTGGAGCAGTATCTGTAAAGGTAAATGGAAAAAGAGAAATATTAGATGTAACTATTCAACCAGAAGTAGTAGACCCAGATGATATTGAAATGTTACAAGATTTAATTCTTGCTGCTACAAATGAGGCATTAAGAAAAGCAGAAGAAATGACAAATAAAGAAATGGGAAAAATTACAGGAGGCATGAATGTTCCTGGATTATTTTAG
- the nifJ gene encoding pyruvate:ferredoxin (flavodoxin) oxidoreductase produces the protein MAKKMKTMDGNTAAAYVSYAFTDVAAIYPITPSSPMAEHSDEWASHGKKNIFGQEVQVTELQSEGGASGSVHGSLAAGALTTTFTASQGLLLMVPNMYKIAGELLPAVFHVSARALASHALSIFGDHSDVMATRQTGFAMLAAGSVQEVMDLGGIAHLAAIKSKVPFLHFFDGFRTSHEIQKIELIDYEDFANLVDYDKVKEFRQNALNPEHPVTRGTAQNPDIFFQAREACNKYYDAVPDIVADYMKEISKITGRTYRPFDYVGAPDAENIIVAMGSATDAIEETIDYLTAKGEKIGLIKVRLYRPFSEKYFFDVLPKTVKKIAVLDRTKEPGSLGEPLYQDIRTLFYGKENAPIIVGGRYGLGSKDTTPSQVKAVFDNLKEAEPKNGFTVGIVDDVTNTSLEIKENITTAPEGTIRCKFWGLGSDGTVGANKSAIKIIGDNTDMYAQGYFAYDSKKSGGVTISHLRFGKTPIKSTYLISNADFVSCSTPAYVNQYDLLEGLRDGGTFLLNCRWTPEELEEKLPEHMKKYIADHNIELYTINAIDIAEELGLGRRMNMIMQSAFFKLTNVIPVDDAVTYLKEAIVKSYGKKGEKIVNMNYSAVDKGINALVKIDVPSSWANAEGCCGCTACQEENDKPEFIKNVLEPINAQKGDTLPVSTFEGREDGTFPHGTAAYEKRGIAVNVPSWVAENCIQCNQCSFVCPHAAIRPVLVTEEEAKNAPEGFGTLKAMGKGMEGLQYRMQVSTLDCTGCGSCAEVCPAKQKALVMKPIETQTETEVPNWDYAMTVSHKENPMKKETVKGSQFEQPLLEFSGACAGCGETPYAKVMTQLFGDRMMIANATGCSSIWGASAPSMPYCKNHEGKGPAWANSLFEDNAEFGFGMALGVDAMVDKLERLAKEFIALDVSEEVKAPFVEWLEGKDDAEASKAAAAKILPVLETKEAADAKAKAILSEIEEHKDFLIKKSIWILGGDGWANDIGYGGLDHVLASGKDVNVFVFDTEVYSNTGGQSSKATPTAAVAKFAASGKKVKKKDLGMIAATYGYVYVAQVGMGADKNQFMKAITEAEKYKGPSLIIAYAPCINHGIRIGMGRSQENIKQAVDCGYWHLYRFNPMLKAEGKNPFILDSKEPTASFREYLNGQVRYTSLQKAFPETAEELFAKAEADAKERYETYKKMAEQGM, from the coding sequence ATGGCAAAGAAAATGAAAACCATGGATGGTAATACAGCTGCTGCTTATGTATCCTATGCATTTACTGATGTTGCAGCAATTTACCCAATCACTCCATCATCACCTATGGCGGAGCATTCAGATGAATGGGCTTCTCATGGAAAGAAAAATATTTTTGGACAAGAGGTACAAGTTACAGAACTTCAATCTGAAGGAGGAGCTTCTGGATCTGTACATGGATCATTAGCTGCTGGAGCATTAACAACAACTTTTACTGCTTCACAAGGATTATTATTAATGGTTCCTAACATGTATAAAATCGCAGGAGAGTTACTACCTGCAGTATTCCATGTAAGTGCACGTGCCCTTGCAAGTCATGCATTATCAATCTTTGGTGACCATTCAGACGTTATGGCAACTAGACAAACTGGTTTTGCAATGCTTGCAGCTGGAAGTGTACAAGAAGTTATGGACTTAGGAGGAATTGCACATCTTGCTGCAATCAAATCTAAAGTACCATTCTTACATTTCTTTGATGGATTTAGAACATCTCATGAAATCCAAAAAATAGAATTAATCGATTATGAAGATTTTGCAAATCTTGTTGATTATGACAAGGTAAAAGAGTTTAGACAAAACGCATTAAATCCTGAGCATCCTGTTACACGCGGTACTGCACAAAATCCTGATATCTTCTTCCAAGCAAGAGAAGCTTGTAACAAATATTATGATGCAGTTCCAGATATTGTAGCTGATTACATGAAAGAAATCAGTAAAATTACTGGTAGAACATATAGACCATTTGATTATGTAGGAGCTCCTGATGCTGAAAACATTATTGTAGCAATGGGTTCTGCAACAGATGCTATTGAAGAAACTATTGATTATTTAACAGCTAAAGGTGAAAAAATCGGTTTAATTAAAGTTAGATTATATAGACCATTCAGCGAAAAATACTTCTTTGATGTATTACCAAAGACTGTTAAGAAAATTGCAGTTCTTGATAGAACAAAAGAGCCAGGTTCTTTAGGGGAACCATTATATCAAGATATACGTACATTATTCTACGGAAAAGAAAATGCGCCTATCATCGTTGGTGGACGTTATGGATTAGGTTCAAAAGACACTACTCCTTCACAAGTTAAAGCAGTATTTGATAACTTAAAAGAAGCTGAACCTAAAAATGGATTTACAGTAGGTATTGTAGATGATGTAACAAATACATCTCTTGAAATCAAAGAAAATATCACAACTGCTCCAGAAGGAACAATCAGATGTAAATTCTGGGGACTAGGTTCTGACGGTACAGTAGGTGCAAATAAGAGTGCAATCAAGATTATCGGAGATAATACAGATATGTATGCACAAGGATACTTTGCATATGACTCTAAAAAATCTGGTGGGGTTACAATTTCTCACTTAAGATTTGGTAAAACTCCTATTAAATCTACATACTTAATCAGTAATGCTGATTTTGTATCTTGTTCAACTCCTGCTTATGTAAATCAATATGATTTATTAGAAGGATTAAGAGATGGAGGTACTTTCTTACTTAACTGTAGATGGACTCCAGAAGAATTAGAAGAAAAATTACCTGAGCATATGAAAAAATATATTGCAGATCATAATATAGAGCTTTACACAATCAATGCAATTGATATTGCAGAAGAATTAGGACTTGGCAGAAGAATGAATATGATTATGCAATCTGCATTCTTCAAATTAACAAATGTTATTCCTGTTGACGATGCAGTAACATACCTAAAAGAAGCTATCGTAAAATCTTATGGTAAAAAAGGTGAAAAAATCGTTAATATGAACTATTCAGCAGTTGATAAAGGAATCAATGCATTAGTAAAAATTGATGTACCTAGTAGCTGGGCAAATGCAGAAGGATGTTGTGGATGTACAGCATGTCAAGAAGAAAATGACAAACCAGAATTCATCAAAAATGTATTAGAGCCAATCAATGCACAAAAGGGAGATACACTTCCAGTAAGTACATTTGAAGGAAGAGAAGATGGAACATTCCCACATGGTACAGCTGCATATGAAAAACGTGGTATTGCTGTAAATGTGCCATCATGGGTAGCAGAAAACTGTATCCAATGTAACCAATGTTCATTTGTTTGTCCACATGCTGCAATTAGACCAGTTCTTGTAACTGAAGAAGAAGCTAAGAATGCACCAGAAGGCTTTGGAACATTAAAAGCTATGGGTAAAGGTATGGAAGGACTTCAGTATCGTATGCAAGTAAGTACACTAGATTGTACAGGATGTGGAAGCTGTGCAGAAGTATGTCCAGCTAAACAAAAAGCATTAGTTATGAAGCCAATCGAAACACAAACAGAAACAGAAGTTCCAAATTGGGATTATGCTATGACTGTTTCACATAAAGAAAACCCAATGAAGAAAGAAACTGTTAAAGGAAGTCAGTTCGAACAACCACTTCTTGAGTTCTCAGGAGCATGTGCTGGTTGTGGAGAAACTCCTTATGCCAAAGTAATGACACAATTATTCGGAGATAGAATGATGATTGCTAATGCAACAGGATGTTCTTCAATATGGGGAGCTTCAGCACCATCTATGCCATATTGTAAAAACCATGAAGGTAAAGGTCCTGCTTGGGCAAACTCTTTATTTGAAGACAATGCTGAGTTCGGATTTGGTATGGCACTTGGTGTAGATGCTATGGTAGATAAATTAGAAAGACTAGCAAAAGAGTTTATTGCATTAGATGTTAGTGAAGAAGTAAAAGCACCATTTGTAGAATGGTTAGAAGGAAAAGATGATGCAGAAGCTTCAAAAGCTGCTGCAGCTAAAATTCTTCCAGTATTAGAAACAAAAGAAGCTGCAGATGCAAAAGCAAAAGCGATTCTTTCAGAAATCGAAGAACACAAAGACTTCTTAATTAAGAAATCTATATGGATTCTTGGTGGAGATGGATGGGCAAATGACATCGGTTACGGTGGACTTGATCACGTTCTTGCATCAGGAAAAGATGTAAATGTATTCGTATTTGATACAGAAGTTTACTCAAATACTGGTGGACAATCTTCAAAAGCTACTCCAACAGCAGCTGTTGCAAAATTCGCAGCATCTGGTAAAAAAGTTAAGAAGAAAGACCTTGGTATGATTGCTGCAACTTATGGCTATGTATATGTAGCACAAGTAGGTATGGGAGCAGATAAGAACCAATTCATGAAAGCTATCACAGAAGCTGAAAAGTATAAAGGTCCATCACTAATTATTGCATATGCTCCATGTATCAACCATGGTATTAGAATAGGCATGGGAAGAAGCCAAGAAAATATCAAGCAAGCTGTAGATTGCGGATACTGGCATTTATATAGATTCAACCCAATGCTAAAAGCAGAAGGTAAAAATCCATTTATCTTAGATTCTAAAGAGCCAACAGCAAGCTTTAGAGAATACTTAAATGGACAAGTAAGATATACTTCACTTCAAAAAGCATTCCCAGAAACAGCAGAAGAATTATTTGCAAAAGCTGAAGCGGATGCAAAAGAAAGATACGAAACTTACAAAAAAATGGCAGAACAAGGTATGTAA
- a CDS encoding YaaL family protein: MRRGMNRSTKINKSENGFLGAVGNLYAQVITGQAVQTEEDKMIDTIKSAHEEWRNAEKYFQDATDPDLIDYAIYRVEAAKTRYTYLLKVAREMGIKSNIQ, from the coding sequence ATGCGTAGAGGGATGAATCGTTCAACAAAAATAAACAAAAGTGAAAATGGTTTTTTGGGTGCAGTTGGAAATTTATATGCACAGGTTATTACTGGACAAGCTGTACAAACGGAAGAAGATAAGATGATTGATACGATAAAGAGTGCACATGAAGAATGGAGAAATGCTGAAAAGTATTTTCAAGATGCAACAGACCCAGACTTGATTGATTATGCTATCTATAGAGTAGAAGCAGCCAAAACAAGATACACATATCTTTTAAAGGTAGCAAGAGAGATGGGCATAAAATCTAATATTCAGTAA
- a CDS encoding pro-sigmaK processing inhibitor BofA family protein, translating into MGMELNIILAYAFGLILLYILGYILLIPIKWIIKFVYNGIIGGIILLLLNVAGGFFGIHIAINPITAIVAGFLGVPGVVLILFFKYLL; encoded by the coding sequence ATGGGGATGGAGTTAAACATTATTTTGGCTTATGCCTTTGGTCTGATTCTATTATATATACTAGGATATATATTGCTGATCCCAATAAAATGGATTATAAAATTCGTTTATAATGGGATTATAGGTGGAATTATATTGTTACTATTAAATGTAGCAGGGGGATTCTTTGGAATACATATTGCTATCAATCCTATTACAGCTATAGTGGCTGGATTTTTAGGGGTACCAGGGGTTGTTTTGATATTATTCTTTAAGTATTTGTTATAA
- a CDS encoding GerMN domain-containing protein — MKKIISITLSLLILFMLCNCTKKTPNPNEKEPVNIQKQIAVSLYYANEKYIETGNEELEKFIVVKKPIDLKNNNIVLSIVNELKKNPNINNATTGIPENVAFLDGKIKDKIAYVDVSSENLSGSSLQEFFVINQILYSLTFLDDIEKVQFLIDGKKEESLMGHFLINEPLSTNVNP; from the coding sequence ATGAAAAAAATAATCTCTATCACCTTAAGTTTATTAATATTATTTATGTTATGTAACTGTACAAAAAAAACACCGAATCCTAATGAAAAAGAACCAGTGAATATACAAAAACAAATAGCAGTAAGTTTGTATTATGCAAACGAAAAATATATAGAAACAGGAAATGAAGAATTAGAAAAGTTTATTGTTGTAAAAAAACCAATAGACTTAAAAAATAACAATATTGTATTGTCTATTGTAAATGAGCTTAAGAAAAATCCAAATATCAATAATGCTACTACAGGAATTCCTGAAAATGTGGCATTCTTAGATGGGAAAATAAAAGACAAAATTGCCTATGTAGATGTATCTTCAGAAAATTTAAGTGGGAGCTCCCTCCAAGAGTTTTTTGTAATCAATCAAATCTTATATTCTCTTACTTTCCTTGACGATATTGAGAAAGTGCAGTTTTTAATCGATGGTAAAAAAGAAGAATCTCTAATGGGTCATTTTCTTATTAATGAACCTCTAAGTACCAACGTAAATCCTTAA
- a CDS encoding sensor histidine kinase — translation MKTIGVEEDSEDCVLKNGCRENREKEKKFLKMIVGPSLALLVLVAFITLTQLRIRMPHIIGIFAIIIVYSMFKGGLKAGYVSFGITIVYVLYFSIRTYHIPGPGMEPKFYKIQFVNRVLNDIVLLGATLLAGHIIKRFRTSYSELEKKQIQLQRAENFSHVMIIQGSLNGEILKVPSSFCELLGYSEKELLSMGIDYIIHPDDLERAYLKFKRLLCGEYQSYETEERCIKKNGEVIWIYINLFLVKEDDGTPLYYLSYVKDITERKCAEEALKESEERYRLLVEYSTDGIAIYQKGKIVFANKAAAKIVGMKDPQEMIGKNILEYLPFDFHEKTLKRIKRVEEERVIEHFIEEKIIRADHTVINVEKTAIPFIYKGKPAVQGVGRDVTARKRAEENERLLREAREYDELRNEFFANISHELRTPLNVILGTLQLLELYSDNESSKKYVYIMKQNCNRLLRLVNNLIDITKIDTGFFEIKPKNINIINLVEEITLSVADYIENKGITFLFDTDIEEKIIACDPDKIERIVLNLLSNAIKFTDAGGKIQVTVYDGEKNIRISIKDTGIGIPKEACERVFDRFRQVDKTLRRNHEGSGIGLSLVKSLVELHKGKIYLESEYGVGSEFIIELPVRILPEEENLSDEYKELGCIERIHVEFSDIYS, via the coding sequence TTGAAAACAATAGGGGTAGAAGAGGATAGTGAAGATTGTGTTTTAAAAAATGGTTGTAGAGAAAATAGAGAAAAAGAAAAAAAATTTCTTAAGATGATAGTGGGGCCAAGTTTGGCATTGCTTGTTTTAGTCGCTTTTATAACTCTCACACAATTAAGAATTAGGATGCCTCATATCATAGGTATATTTGCTATAATCATTGTATATTCAATGTTTAAAGGAGGGTTAAAGGCAGGATATGTTAGCTTTGGAATTACTATTGTCTATGTACTTTATTTTTCAATAAGGACTTATCATATTCCTGGACCAGGAATGGAACCTAAATTTTATAAAATTCAATTTGTAAATAGAGTTTTAAATGACATAGTGCTATTAGGTGCCACCCTTTTGGCAGGACATATTATTAAGCGCTTTAGAACATCTTATAGTGAACTTGAAAAAAAACAGATTCAGTTACAAAGAGCAGAAAATTTTTCTCATGTTATGATTATTCAGGGAAGTTTAAATGGAGAAATACTTAAGGTGCCATCTAGTTTTTGTGAATTACTTGGATATTCAGAAAAAGAACTGTTATCTATGGGGATTGATTATATTATTCATCCTGACGATCTTGAAAGAGCATATCTTAAATTCAAGAGATTATTGTGTGGGGAATATCAATCCTATGAAACAGAAGAGCGATGTATAAAAAAAAATGGAGAAGTGATTTGGATTTATATTAATTTGTTTTTGGTAAAAGAAGATGATGGAACACCTCTTTATTATTTATCTTATGTGAAGGATATCACAGAACGAAAATGTGCAGAAGAAGCGCTAAAAGAAAGTGAAGAACGTTATCGGCTATTGGTTGAATATTCAACAGATGGGATTGCTATTTATCAGAAAGGGAAAATTGTTTTTGCCAATAAGGCAGCAGCAAAAATTGTGGGAATGAAAGATCCTCAAGAAATGATTGGAAAAAATATACTAGAGTATTTACCATTTGATTTTCATGAAAAAACATTAAAACGAATAAAAAGGGTAGAGGAAGAAAGGGTAATTGAACATTTTATAGAGGAAAAAATTATAAGAGCGGATCATACTGTTATTAATGTTGAAAAAACAGCAATTCCTTTTATTTATAAAGGAAAGCCTGCAGTACAAGGTGTTGGACGTGATGTTACTGCTCGTAAACGAGCAGAAGAAAATGAAAGATTATTAAGAGAAGCAAGAGAATATGATGAACTTCGAAATGAATTTTTTGCAAATATCTCTCATGAGCTACGAACGCCTCTAAATGTAATCTTAGGAACATTACAACTTTTAGAGTTATATAGTGATAATGAAAGTTCAAAAAAATATGTATATATTATGAAGCAAAATTGCAATCGATTATTAAGACTTGTAAACAATTTGATTGATATTACTAAAATAGACACAGGTTTTTTTGAAATCAAGCCTAAGAATATAAATATTATAAATCTTGTGGAAGAAATCACCTTATCTGTAGCCGACTACATTGAAAATAAAGGAATTACCTTTTTATTTGATACGGATATAGAGGAAAAAATAATTGCTTGTGATCCAGATAAAATAGAAAGAATTGTTTTAAATCTTCTCTCCAATGCCATAAAATTTACAGATGCAGGTGGAAAGATACAAGTTACCGTTTATGATGGAGAAAAAAATATACGAATCAGTATAAAGGATACAGGAATAGGTATACCAAAAGAAGCGTGCGAAAGAGTTTTTGATAGATTTAGACAAGTGGATAAAACCCTTAGAAGAAATCATGAAGGAAGTGGTATAGGATTATCTCTAGTAAAATCCCTTGTAGAACTTCATAAAGGAAAAATTTATTTAGAAAGTGAATATGGTGTAGGCAGTGAGTTTATTATAGAATTACCTGTTCGAATATTACCTGAAGAAGAAAATTTATCTGATGAATATAAGGAGTTGGGATGTATAGAAAGAATTCATGTAGAGTTTTCAGATATATATTCATAG
- the recR gene encoding recombination mediator RecR, producing the protein MNYYAAPIAILIEEFAKLPGIGRKSAQRLAFHVLNMREADAVNLSEAILNAKRNTKYCSECGNITDIDPCSICRNEQRDKNMICVVEDPKDVIAMEKTKEFKGVYHVLHGAISPMEGIGPEEIRIKELLIRLQKHDVEEVILATNPTIEGEATAMYISKLVKPSGIKVTRIAHGIPVGGDLEYADEVTLSKALEGRREI; encoded by the coding sequence ATGAACTATTATGCAGCGCCCATTGCAATATTAATAGAAGAGTTTGCAAAGCTTCCTGGGATAGGAAGAAAATCAGCTCAAAGACTAGCCTTTCATGTTTTGAATATGAGAGAAGCTGATGCGGTGAATTTATCAGAAGCTATTTTAAATGCTAAAAGAAATACTAAATATTGTTCAGAATGTGGCAATATAACAGATATAGATCCCTGTAGTATATGCAGAAATGAACAAAGGGATAAAAATATGATTTGTGTAGTAGAGGATCCTAAAGATGTGATTGCTATGGAAAAAACAAAGGAATTTAAAGGGGTGTATCATGTTTTACATGGAGCTATCTCTCCTATGGAAGGAATTGGGCCAGAAGAGATTCGTATTAAAGAACTTCTTATAAGACTTCAAAAGCATGATGTGGAAGAAGTGATTTTAGCTACAAATCCTACTATAGAAGGAGAAGCAACAGCTATGTATATTTCAAAGCTTGTAAAACCTTCTGGGATTAAAGTAACAAGAATTGCCCATGGTATCCCTGTAGGGGGAGATTTAGAATACGCAGATGAAGTGACCTTGTCTAAAGCGTTAGAGGGAAGAAGAGAAATATAA
- a CDS encoding 50S ribosomal protein L25, whose protein sequence is MGMPVLKVKEREATKKRSLKKIRKEGFVPAVIYGHNKETREVQLNKQELDKTLYQYGIGSSVQLNMGGEIRLAIIKDVQRHITKLHILHMDLQELDENEKVRVKLPIHLINKLAVESSTAVVQQQMTELEIQTLPRHLPQSIEVDVSNMEFGEPLMVKDLRVFNNEDIEVLNDKDEIVALLAASTKLEVKEEEDPDDLLRRLY, encoded by the coding sequence ATGGGAATGCCAGTATTAAAAGTGAAAGAAAGGGAAGCAACAAAGAAAAGATCATTAAAAAAAATAAGGAAAGAAGGATTTGTTCCAGCTGTTATTTATGGGCATAATAAAGAAACAAGGGAAGTTCAGTTAAATAAGCAAGAGTTGGATAAGACTTTGTATCAATATGGAATTGGCTCAAGCGTACAGCTTAATATGGGCGGAGAAATACGCCTGGCAATTATAAAAGATGTTCAAAGACATATTACAAAATTACATATTTTACATATGGATTTACAAGAATTAGATGAGAATGAAAAGGTAAGGGTAAAATTGCCTATCCATTTAATCAATAAATTGGCTGTAGAATCTAGTACAGCTGTGGTGCAGCAGCAAATGACAGAATTAGAAATACAGACTCTTCCAAGGCATCTTCCACAATCAATCGAGGTGGATGTATCAAATATGGAATTTGGAGAGCCTTTGATGGTTAAAGATTTAAGGGTCTTCAATAATGAGGATATTGAAGTATTAAATGATAAAGATGAAATTGTGGCACTTCTTGCGGCAAGTACAAAATTAGAGGTGAAAGAAGAGGAAGATCCAGATGATCTATTAAGAAGATTATATTAA
- the dnaX gene encoding DNA polymerase III subunit gamma/tau, which translates to MDSVSYVALYRKWRPKVFEDVVGQGHITQTLKNQIKNQNIAHAYLFCGTRGTGKTSTAKIFARAVNCLNPKNFDPCNECEICTGIQHESIMDVVEIDAASNNGVDDIRELRENVKYPPTKGQYKVYIIDEVHMLSTGAFNALLKTLEEPPHYVIFILATTEPHKIPATILSRCQRFDFKRVKEPDIVKRMNYICSEMNIEVEEGVFRLIARNSDGAMRDALSILDQCISFGLGKITYDDVINILGTVSDDFIFRLVDYIQSQDAKDSMELIQELVSSGKDIQQFIKDLIEHYRNLMMTKVSKDLEGIINLSKENIERLVEQGKKLETNSIIRAIRELSQTAVDAKYATQPRILLEVAVIKLTQPMLDNSIEALIERIEALEEIIQSGEIKVEKVIHEESSEEKDIENKEVAEESTKVEPLKPINFDALKKGWDKILKVIKKRKISIYAVLMEGQLVKVENNALVVAFKNGFGFHKEASGKSPYKEFIESIIKEILGQKVQLKCVMEDEIEDLPKGDEGSLEQDQEIEKIIEMFGEDLVEIVE; encoded by the coding sequence GTGGATAGCGTGTCGTATGTTGCATTATATAGAAAGTGGAGACCGAAAGTATTTGAGGATGTTGTAGGGCAAGGTCATATTACTCAAACTTTGAAAAATCAAATAAAAAACCAAAATATTGCTCATGCTTATTTGTTTTGCGGAACAAGAGGAACAGGAAAAACATCTACAGCCAAAATATTTGCTCGTGCTGTAAATTGTTTAAATCCAAAAAATTTCGACCCTTGTAATGAGTGTGAAATCTGTACTGGTATACAGCATGAAAGTATTATGGATGTTGTAGAGATTGATGCGGCGTCTAATAATGGTGTAGATGATATTAGAGAACTTCGAGAGAATGTGAAATATCCACCTACAAAGGGACAATACAAAGTCTATATTATTGATGAGGTGCATATGTTGTCTACAGGAGCTTTTAATGCACTTCTTAAAACGTTAGAAGAACCCCCTCATTATGTTATATTTATATTGGCTACTACAGAACCTCATAAGATTCCTGCTACTATTCTTTCAAGGTGTCAGAGATTTGATTTTAAGAGAGTAAAGGAACCTGATATTGTAAAGAGAATGAATTATATTTGTAGTGAGATGAATATAGAGGTAGAAGAAGGCGTATTTAGATTAATCGCTAGAAACTCAGATGGAGCTATGCGTGATGCTTTGAGTATATTAGATCAATGTATATCCTTTGGACTGGGAAAAATCACTTATGATGATGTCATCAACATACTTGGAACTGTTAGTGATGATTTTATATTTCGGCTAGTTGATTACATACAATCTCAAGATGCAAAGGATTCTATGGAATTAATACAGGAACTGGTTTCTTCTGGAAAAGATATTCAGCAATTTATAAAGGATTTAATTGAGCATTATAGAAATCTAATGATGACAAAGGTATCGAAGGATTTAGAAGGGATTATCAATCTTTCTAAGGAAAATATTGAAAGACTTGTGGAACAAGGAAAGAAGTTAGAGACAAATAGCATCATTCGAGCTATTAGAGAATTATCTCAAACAGCAGTAGATGCAAAATATGCTACTCAGCCTAGAATTCTTTTAGAAGTTGCTGTTATAAAGCTTACTCAGCCTATGCTAGATAATTCCATAGAAGCTTTGATAGAAAGAATTGAAGCTTTAGAGGAAATCATTCAATCAGGAGAAATAAAGGTAGAAAAAGTTATCCATGAAGAAAGCAGTGAAGAAAAAGATATAGAAAATAAAGAAGTAGCAGAGGAATCTACAAAGGTAGAACCGTTAAAGCCTATTAATTTTGATGCATTGAAAAAGGGATGGGACAAGATTTTAAAAGTTATTAAAAAAAGAAAAATTTCTATATATGCTGTTTTGATGGAAGGCCAACTTGTAAAGGTAGAAAACAATGCCCTTGTAGTGGCATTTAAAAACGGTTTTGGTTTTCATAAGGAGGCTTCAGGAAAGAGTCCTTATAAAGAATTTATTGAAAGTATTATTAAAGAAATCCTTGGACAAAAGGTTCAGTTAAAATGTGTCATGGAGGATGAAATAGAGGATCTTCCTAAAGGAGATGAAGGTTCTTTAGAGCAAGATCAAGAAATAGAAAAAATCATAGAAATGTTTGGAGAAGATTTGGTTGAGATTGTAGAATAA